GATCGGAATTTTCCCTGACAAGATCGTTCCGGCGGATATCGACGAAACCCCCTTGAAAAATGAATTGCCGAGCGCCCTGGTGCAACGACTGGGCGCGGCCAAGGCTGCCGCCGTAGCCGGTGATTATTCCGGCGACTGTATTCTTGGCTGCGATACGGTGGTGGCGGTCGGGCGACGTATACTAAACAAGGCCGAAACGGCAGAGGACGCCCGGCGTTTCCTGACATTGCTGTCAGGGCGTCGCCACCGGGTTCTGGGCGGCCTGACAGTCATTGGCCCGGATGGTCGGGCCCATCACCGGCTGGTGAGTACGGCAGTGGCCTTCAGGAGGCTCGAGAAGGGCGATATTGACGCCTACATCGCATCTGATGAATGG
The DNA window shown above is from Rhodospirillaceae bacterium and carries:
- the maf gene encoding septum formation protein Maf, which produces MTVSEKEMPRLILASSSPRRVDLLAQIGIFPDKIVPADIDETPLKNELPSALVQRLGAAKAAAVAGDYSGDCILGCDTVVAVGRRILNKAETAEDARRFLTLLSGRRHRVLGGLTVIGPDGRAHHRLVSTAVAFRRLEKGDIDAYIASDEWHGKAGGYAIQGQAAAFVRKIIGSHSNVVGLPLFETAQLLKGLG